The following are encoded together in the Culex pipiens pallens isolate TS chromosome 1, TS_CPP_V2, whole genome shotgun sequence genome:
- the LOC120424027 gene encoding uncharacterized protein LOC120424027 has translation MKKDELDVVKLNDFPNEVLAMIFARIPFVDRLQISRVCHRWNQLIFRYFGDQILLKMDGQGMTLSNNRPGWLSERNYRNISLKVDKNHLDLDNAFNGIQNKLVYLSVHIVDCPPENVDGFQQLLPKLINLKILKMSQTEEDFKTFSTTIFGLTTIESLTITFEGHVIRSLRLLEGLRRMSSLKKLHLQAASFSYPRNFHIQPVPQVEQLKFRKILAANFRKYSLAFPNLKVLDIFSMKRTDELLTDLTRAWPALEVLTLRVNLGFLKSFTLGILLKLKKLRKLCLLDVANQLPEETSNYLRSLSDEQPDFSLLGVLLEIPTLKELHVDGKWTGSVPTVNPSCQLFINGVHHPR, from the exons ATGAAGAAGGACGAATTGGATGTTGTGAAACTCAACGATTTCCCGAATGAG GTTTTAGCAATGATCTTCGCTAGAATTCCTTTCGTAGATCGACTCCAAATAAGTCGCGTCTGTCACCGTTGGAACCAGCTCATATTCCGCTACTTTGGTGATCAGATTCTGCTGAAAATGGACGGTCAAGGAATGACCCTCTCCAATAACCGGCCAGGATGGCTTTCGGAGCGCAACTATCGGAACATTTCTTTGAAAGTGGACAAGAATCATCTCGATTTAGATAATGCCTTTAACGGTATTCAGAACAAGCTGGTCTATTTGAGCGTCCATATTGTTGACTGTCCTCCAGAAAATGTAGATGGATTTCAACAGTTATTGCCCAAGCTGATCAACTTGAAGATCTTAAAAATGTCGCAAACTGAAGAAGATTTCAAGAcattttccaccacaattttcgGCCTAACCACCATCGAAAGCTTAACGATCACGTTCGAAGGTCACGTAATTCGATCGTTACGACTACTGGAAGGACTCCGCCGAATGTCAAGTCTCAAAAAGCTCCACCTCCAAGCCGCTTCCTTCAGCTATCCCCGGAACTTCCACATTCAACCGGTGCCGCAGGTCGAGCAGCTCAAATTTCGCAAAATATTGGCCGCCAACTTTCGGAAATACTCGCTGGCGTTCCCAAACTTGAAggttttagacattttttccaTGAAGCGAACGGACGAGCTGTTGACGGATTTGACGAGGGCTTGGCCAGCCCTGGAGGTTCTGACGCTGCGtgtaaatttgggatttttgaagAGCTTTACGCTGGGGATacttttaaaattgaagaaacttCGAAAACTTTGCTTGCTGGATGTTGCCAATCAGCTGCCGGAAGAGACCTCAAATTATTTGAGGTCTTTGAGTGATGAGCAG ccGGATTTCTCCCTACTTGGAGTTTTGCTTGAGATTCCAACTCTCAAAGAGCTACACGTTGACGGAAAGTGGACCGGTTCAGTGCCAACTGTCAATCCGTCCTGTCAGCTGTTCATCAACGGAGTGCATCATCCTCGTTAG